The Mycolicibacterium flavescens genomic interval TCACCGCGGCCGAACCCTTCCAGTACTGGCCGTTCTTCACCTTGCCGACGACGCCGGAACCGGGGGCCACATCGGCGTTCTTGCCGACGACGGCACCGGGCAGCAGTGTCGTGCGTGCGCCGATCGTCGCGTCGTTGCCGACAGTGATCGGCCCGACGTGGAAGAGGTCGCCGTCGACCCAGTGGCCGGACAGGTCGACTTCGGGTTCGACCGAACTTCGGTGCCCGAGCTTGAGCATGCCGGTCACCGGGGGTGTGGAGTGCAGATCCACGCCCTTGCCGACCTTGTTGCCCAGTGCGCGGGCGTAGTACACCAACCATGGTGCGCCCGCGAGGTTTTCGGCACCGCTGGCCTCGGCGAGCCGCTCGGCGAGCCATACCCGCAGGTGCTCGGACCCGCCTCGGAAGTAGGTGCCCGGCGCCAGCCCGTCGAGGAGAAGGCGGGCGCACACCGCCGCGATGCCCATCCGGCCCAGCGGGGTGACGAACAGGACGAAACCCACGCCGACCCACCACCAGTTCAGCGGTGCGGTCCAGGGAACGAACCCGGCCAGGACGTTGTTGGCCAATGCCAGCCACACCACCCACTGCAGTCCGGTCAGCGTGGCCAGCGGCAGCGACAACGCCACCTGCACGGCCTGCGTCATGCGCGACGTCGGCTTCACCGTGCGCGGATGCACCTGCGGCGGCGGATCGAGCTCGTCGAGGAAACCCGCGAGCGACCCGAGCCGCGGGTGGTCGTACAGGTCGGCAACCGTGACCTGCGGGTGGCGCCGACGCAGAGCGGCGACCAGTTGCGCTGCCGACAGCGAGCCGCCACCGAGCGCGAAGAAGTCGGCTTCGGGACCGTCGACCGGCGCGGCCAGCACGTCGCGCCACAGCCCGGCGAGCCAGCCCATCGTCCCCGTCAGCCCGGCGCCGTCGTCGTCGCCGACGTCGACCGGCCACGGCAGCGCGTCGCGGTCGACCTTGCCCGAGATGCGGGTCGGGAGTTCGTCGACCAGGACCAGCCGGGGGACCAGCGCCGCGGGCAACGTCTCGGCCAGCGACACCCGCGCCTTGGCCAGGTCGAACGTGGGATCTGCGCTGGCGATGTAGCCGACCAACAGCGGTGTGCCACCGGTCGTGCGGCGGACGGCGGCCGCGCCGCCGCTCACCCCGGGCAGGTTGACGAGCGCGGTGTCGACCTCGCCGAGCTCGATGCGCCGCCCGCCGACCTTGACCTGGTCGTCGGCGCGGCCCACGAAGTAGAGCCCGTCGGATTCCAGCCGCACCAGGTCCCCGCTGCGGTATGCACGCTTCCACCCGAGCGTCGGCATCGCCGCGTACTTCTCCGCGTCCTTCTCCGGGTCGAGGTAGCGCGCCAGCCCCACGCCGCCGATGACCAGCTCGCCGACGGCGCCGTACGGCACCGGCTCACCTTCGGAGTCGACCACGGCCAGGTCCCACCCGGGCAGCGGCAACCCGATGGCCACCGGGCCACCTCCCGACAACCGGGCGGCGCACGCCACCACGGTCGCCTCCGTCGGCCCGTAGGTGTTCCACACCTCCCGGCCCTCGACAGCGAGCCGGTCGGCCAACTCGGGTGAGCAGGCTTCGCCGCCGAAGATCAGCAGCCGCACCGCCTCGAGCGCCTCGGCGGGCCACAACGCGGCCAGCGTCGGCACCGTCGACACCACCGTGATGTCGCGCGCCACCAGCCACGGCCCGAGGTCCATACCGCTGCGCACCATTGACCGCGGTGCGGGCACCAGGCAGGCGCCGTGGCGCCACGCCAGCCACATCTCCTCGCACGACGCGTCGAAGGCCACCGACAAACCGGCCAGCACCCGGTCGCCCGGTCCGATCGGATTGTCCTGAACGAACAACCGTGCCTCCGCGTCGACGAACGCGGCCGCGCTGCGGTGGGTGACCGCCACGCCCTTCGGTGTGCCGGTGGAGCCGGACGTGAAAATGATCCACGCATCGTCGCGGCCCAGAGGCGCCGCTGCCCGCCAGCCCCGCGAAGACCCCGGCCAGCGCGACAGGCCGGCTTCGGTGATGACGGCCACCACGTTGGCCTCGGTGAACACCAGCTCCGCCCGTTCTTCGGGGTCGTCGGCGTCCACGGGTACATAGGCGGCGCCGGTGGCCAGCACGGCGAGGATCGCGACGTAGAGCGCGTAGCTGCCCGACGGCATGCGGATGCCGATCCGGTCGCCGCGGCCGATGCCCCGCGCGGCGAGCCAAGCGACGCTGTCCTCGATGTCGGTGATCAGTTCGGCGTACGTGAGCTGGA includes:
- the grsA gene encoding amino acid adenylation enzyme/thioester reductase family protein, with the translated sequence MPGGQYRNRDRDAACGSGVTGGGLSSFVAVTGELRQEIPPQYLLSPLAPEPRTLIDILYETAKRYPEAPAIDDGDVQLTYAELITDIEDSVAWLAARGIGRGDRIGIRMPSGSYALYVAILAVLATGAAYVPVDADDPEERAELVFTEANVVAVITEAGLSRWPGSSRGWRAAAPLGRDDAWIIFTSGSTGTPKGVAVTHRSAAAFVDAEARLFVQDNPIGPGDRVLAGLSVAFDASCEEMWLAWRHGACLVPAPRSMVRSGMDLGPWLVARDITVVSTVPTLAALWPAEALEAVRLLIFGGEACSPELADRLAVEGREVWNTYGPTEATVVACAARLSGGGPVAIGLPLPGWDLAVVDSEGEPVPYGAVGELVIGGVGLARYLDPEKDAEKYAAMPTLGWKRAYRSGDLVRLESDGLYFVGRADDQVKVGGRRIELGEVDTALVNLPGVSGGAAAVRRTTGGTPLLVGYIASADPTFDLAKARVSLAETLPAALVPRLVLVDELPTRISGKVDRDALPWPVDVGDDDGAGLTGTMGWLAGLWRDVLAAPVDGPEADFFALGGGSLSAAQLVAALRRRHPQVTVADLYDHPRLGSLAGFLDELDPPPQVHPRTVKPTSRMTQAVQVALSLPLATLTGLQWVVWLALANNVLAGFVPWTAPLNWWWVGVGFVLFVTPLGRMGIAAVCARLLLDGLAPGTYFRGGSEHLRVWLAERLAEASGAENLAGAPWLVYYARALGNKVGKGVDLHSTPPVTGMLKLGHRSSVEPEVDLSGHWVDGDLFHVGPITVGNDATIGARTTLLPGAVVGKNADVAPGSGVVGKVKNGQYWKGSAAVKSGKARHPWPEHRPPRAPGWVAVYGVSSIVLAGLPLLAIATGLAVIGYGVRETNSVVDAIAPAALWTPAATLAAALIYAALTVAGVRLLSLGLREGYHPVRSRTGWQIWTTERLMDAARTYLFPIYASLLTPVWFRVLGAKVGRGTEISTALFTPKFTVIEDGAFLADDTMVASYELGGGWIHVAKATIGKRAFLGNSGITQPGRKVPDDGLVAVLSAAPPKAKAGSSWLGSPPVRLRRKPTAADALRTFHPSARLKLLRGLVETCRIVPLIVTYAIGVAVLLTLQWLAVEAGWGWAALSAGAVLLVAGGVAGAAAVIAKWLVVGRIEAGEHPLWSPFVWRNEVYDTFVETVAAPWFARAASGTPVMNLWLRALGAGIGRGVWCETYWLPEADLVTLEEGATVNRGCVVQTHLFHDRIMRMDTVVLEQGSTLGAHSVALPAARIGAGATVGPASLVVRGDEVPPSTRWQGNPIAPWQAPRKKRAGTSTPSTEETAA